A DNA window from Staphylococcus warneri contains the following coding sequences:
- the mprF gene encoding bifunctional lysylphosphatidylglycerol flippase/synthetase MprF encodes MTQENKSKLLSILKFVFAAALFIFVVFTLYRELSTINFKDTLMQFGKINRIWLVLLFAGGGASLLILSLYDIILVKSLKLDIPLTKVFRVSYIINALNAIVGFGGFIGAGLRAFVYKNYTVDNKKLVHYISIILISMLTGLSLLSILVVFHVFNASDMLDRISWVRWILYIVALFLPIFIIYTIMKPADKNNRFMGVYCTVVSCVEWMAAAVVLYFSALIVGIDISFMNFIGIFIIAALSGLVSFIPGGFGAFDLVVLLGFKSLGVNEENILLALLLYRFAYYFVPVAIALVLSSFEFGNTAKKYIEGSKYFVPAKDVTSFLMSYQKDILSKIPSFSLAILVFLTSVIFFINNLTIIYDGLYDDNHFVYYITLSVHTSACLLLMLNVKGIFKQSRRAIIFAIISVVLIFTATIYTYASFLLLTWLVVIFVLLIIAYRRAKVLKRPLRLKNVFLIVIISLIVLYINHIIISSTLYALDVYNLEVDTTVLRYYFWITIALITLIVASIAWLFDYRYSKSNQNKDLTICEQIIHEHGGNYLTHLIYSGDKDYFVHDNESAFLMYRYKSNALVVLGDPVGDASSFESLLEAFYEYAEYYGYDIIFYQVSDRFMPLYHNFGNQFFKLGEEAIIDLTTFTTSGKKRRGFRATLNKFDDLNINFEVIEPPFSKEMIETLQHVSDQWLDGRNEMHFSVGQFSEAYLSKAPIGIMRNEEGKIIAFCTLMPTYFNDAISVDLIRWLPELDLPLMDGLYLHMLSWGKEKGYRSFNMGMATLSNVGQLHYSYLRERLAGRIFEHFNGLYRFQGLRRYKEKYGPNWEPRFLVYRKDASLWQSMIKVMRVIRHK; translated from the coding sequence ATGACTCAAGAAAATAAAAGTAAATTATTATCTATTTTAAAATTTGTGTTTGCTGCAGCACTATTTATTTTTGTAGTGTTCACATTATATCGAGAATTATCAACCATTAATTTTAAAGATACCTTAATGCAATTTGGCAAAATTAATCGTATATGGTTAGTATTATTATTTGCCGGTGGTGGAGCATCATTATTAATCTTATCTTTATACGATATTATTCTTGTTAAATCTTTAAAATTAGATATCCCTTTAACGAAAGTTTTTAGAGTTAGTTATATTATTAATGCTTTAAATGCTATTGTCGGATTCGGCGGGTTTATTGGTGCCGGATTAAGAGCATTTGTTTATAAAAATTATACTGTAGATAATAAGAAACTCGTGCATTACATATCTATTATTCTCATTTCCATGTTAACAGGCCTTAGCCTTTTATCGATTTTAGTTGTTTTTCATGTCTTTAATGCATCAGACATGTTAGATCGAATTTCATGGGTTCGTTGGATTTTATATATTGTTGCTTTATTTTTACCTATTTTTATTATTTATACTATTATGAAACCCGCAGATAAAAATAATCGATTTATGGGTGTTTATTGTACTGTAGTTTCATGTGTTGAGTGGATGGCGGCTGCTGTAGTTCTCTATTTCTCTGCGTTAATCGTAGGTATTGATATTTCATTTATGAATTTTATCGGTATCTTTATTATTGCAGCTTTGTCAGGATTAGTAAGTTTCATTCCTGGGGGATTTGGAGCATTTGATTTAGTCGTGCTACTCGGTTTTAAGTCTCTAGGTGTAAATGAGGAGAATATTTTATTAGCATTATTGCTTTATCGCTTTGCATATTACTTTGTACCTGTAGCTATCGCGTTAGTATTATCTTCATTTGAATTTGGTAACACTGCTAAAAAGTATATCGAAGGATCTAAATATTTTGTGCCTGCAAAAGATGTCACATCATTCTTAATGTCATATCAAAAAGATATCTTATCTAAAATCCCATCATTTTCATTAGCGATTTTAGTGTTTTTAACGAGTGTGATATTCTTCATCAATAATTTAACTATTATTTATGACGGACTATATGATGATAACCATTTTGTTTATTATATAACATTGTCTGTGCATACTAGTGCCTGTTTATTATTAATGTTAAATGTTAAAGGTATATTTAAACAAAGTCGACGTGCTATTATTTTTGCTATTATATCAGTTGTATTAATTTTTACCGCAACGATATATACTTATGCTTCTTTCTTACTTTTAACATGGTTAGTTGTTATTTTTGTATTACTTATTATTGCTTATCGTCGTGCCAAAGTTTTAAAACGACCATTGAGATTAAAAAACGTATTTTTAATAGTAATCATCAGTTTGATTGTACTATATATCAATCATATTATTATCTCTAGTACGTTATATGCATTAGATGTGTACAATCTTGAAGTTGATACAACAGTTTTAAGATATTATTTCTGGATTACAATAGCTTTAATTACTCTGATTGTGGCGTCAATTGCATGGTTATTTGATTATCGTTATTCCAAATCAAATCAAAATAAAGATTTAACTATTTGTGAACAAATTATTCACGAACATGGTGGTAATTATTTAACACATCTTATCTATAGTGGAGATAAAGATTATTTTGTTCATGATAATGAATCTGCCTTTTTAATGTATCGATATAAATCTAATGCATTAGTTGTTTTAGGGGATCCAGTTGGAGATGCTTCATCTTTCGAATCTCTTTTAGAAGCATTTTATGAATATGCAGAATACTATGGTTATGACATTATCTTTTATCAAGTTAGTGATCGTTTCATGCCACTTTATCATAATTTTGGGAATCAATTCTTTAAATTAGGAGAAGAGGCGATTATTGATTTAACAACGTTTACGACTTCAGGTAAAAAGCGTCGAGGTTTTAGAGCTACTTTAAATAAGTTTGATGATTTAAATATTAACTTTGAAGTTATTGAACCACCATTTTCTAAAGAAATGATTGAAACATTACAGCATGTAAGTGATCAATGGTTAGATGGCAGAAATGAAATGCATTTTTCAGTAGGTCAATTTAGTGAAGCGTATTTGTCTAAAGCACCAATTGGTATTATGCGTAATGAAGAAGGAAAAATTATTGCGTTTTGTACACTTATGCCAACATACTTTAATGATGCAATTTCAGTCGATTTAATTCGTTGGTTACCTGAATTAGATTTACCGTTAATGGATGGTCTATATTTACACATGCTTTCATGGGGAAAAGAAAAGGGTTATCGTTCATTTAATATGGGGATGGCAACACTTTCTAATGTAGGTCAATTGCATTACTCGTATCTTAGAGAACGATTAGCTGGTAGAATCTTTGAACATTTTAATGGTTTATATCGTTTCCAAGGTTTAAGACGTTATAAAGAAAAATATGGACCTAATTGGGAGCCGAGATTCTTAGTTTATAGAAAAGATGCATCTTTATGGCAATCAATGATTAAAGTGATGAGAGTTATTCGTCATAAATAA
- the msrA gene encoding peptide-methionine (S)-S-oxide reductase MsrA: protein MNINTAYFAGGCFWCMTKPFDTFDGIEQVTSGYMGGDIANPTYEQVKSGTTGHYETVKVEYDVALFSYNKLLEIFFSVIDPLDDEGQFQDRGSQYQTAIFYSNEHQKKLAEAYIAAMQDTINADKAIATKILPATTFYKAEEYHQDFYKKQPERYAKEQQDRENYKKN, encoded by the coding sequence ATGAATATAAATACTGCATATTTTGCGGGTGGGTGCTTTTGGTGTATGACAAAACCTTTTGATACATTTGATGGTATAGAACAAGTAACATCAGGATATATGGGTGGAGACATAGCCAACCCTACATATGAGCAGGTTAAAAGTGGCACTACTGGACACTATGAAACTGTCAAAGTTGAATACGATGTTGCGTTATTCTCATACAATAAATTATTAGAAATCTTTTTTTCTGTCATTGATCCACTAGACGATGAAGGTCAATTTCAAGATAGAGGATCTCAGTATCAAACAGCTATTTTCTATTCCAATGAACATCAGAAAAAATTAGCTGAAGCGTATATCGCAGCGATGCAAGATACAATCAATGCAGATAAAGCAATTGCTACTAAAATTTTGCCTGCAACAACATTTTATAAAGCTGAAGAATATCATCAAGATTTTTATAAAAAGCAACCAGAAAGATATGCCAAAGAACAACAAGATCGTGAAAATTATAAGAAAAATTAA
- a CDS encoding AI-2E family transporter has translation MSETRFMRFLGGNDLIYGLLALVLLGIVIFIFDKVSYVFEPFIIIFNTIAAPIIVSLIIFYLFNPLVNLMERYRIPRLVGIMIIYIAIVGIIALIVNLLIPVIGSQLGSFINNSPQYFKKFTNTINKLTSNSIFAGYYSQINDQLNSLTKKIPTMLSDYFDGFGSKLATFAEAVANVGVVIVTTPFVLFFMLKDGHKFKDFTTNIMPPKFRKDFHDLLEKMSVQVGSYIQGQIIVSFCIGVLLFIGYSIIGLKYSLILACIAAVTSVVPYLGPTIAISPAIVIAIITSPLMVLKLAIVWTLVQFFEGHFISPNIMGKTLKIHPLTIIFILLCAGNLLGIVGVILGIPGYAVLKVLVSHVFLLFKRRYNRYYGEDAGEYQLNKEQD, from the coding sequence ATGTCCGAAACAAGATTTATGCGATTTTTAGGCGGCAATGATTTAATTTATGGTTTATTAGCACTTGTACTTTTAGGTATTGTCATATTTATATTTGATAAAGTTTCATATGTGTTTGAGCCATTTATTATTATATTTAATACGATTGCTGCACCTATTATTGTTTCATTGATTATATTTTATTTGTTTAATCCACTTGTGAATTTGATGGAACGTTATCGTATACCACGATTAGTGGGTATTATGATTATTTATATTGCGATTGTGGGAATTATAGCATTAATTGTTAATTTATTAATTCCGGTTATTGGCTCACAATTAGGAAGTTTTATTAATAATTCGCCTCAATATTTCAAAAAATTTACGAATACAATCAATAAATTAACTAGTAATTCAATTTTTGCTGGCTATTATAGTCAAATTAATGATCAACTTAATTCATTAACGAAGAAAATACCAACAATGTTATCAGATTATTTTGATGGTTTTGGTTCAAAATTAGCAACTTTTGCAGAAGCTGTTGCTAATGTTGGTGTAGTGATTGTAACAACACCATTTGTATTATTCTTTATGTTAAAAGATGGTCATAAGTTTAAAGATTTTACGACAAATATTATGCCACCAAAATTCAGAAAAGATTTTCACGATTTGCTTGAAAAAATGAGTGTTCAAGTAGGTTCATATATTCAAGGACAAATTATTGTCTCATTCTGTATTGGTGTTTTATTATTTATCGGGTATTCAATTATTGGATTAAAATATAGTTTAATACTTGCATGTATCGCTGCTGTAACGAGCGTAGTACCTTATTTAGGTCCTACTATTGCGATATCACCAGCGATTGTTATTGCTATTATTACATCTCCATTAATGGTACTTAAATTAGCAATTGTATGGACATTAGTCCAATTCTTTGAAGGACACTTCATTTCGCCAAATATTATGGGTAAAACTTTAAAAATACACCCTCTAACAATTATCTTTATTTTATTATGTGCAGGTAATTTGTTAGGTATTGTAGGTGTTATTTTAGGTATACCTGGTTATGCAGTATTAAAAGTTTTAGTTTCTCATGTTTTCTTATTATTTAAACGTAGATATAATCGTTATTATGGAGAAGATGCAGGAGAATACCAATTGAATAAAGAACAAGATTAA
- the glcT gene encoding glucose PTS transporter transcription antiterminator GlcT, whose product MGKYKISKILNNNVIICTNKDQEVVLIGKGIGFNKKQGLILDESASIEKVYKLDQDKHKEHYKTLVEMADDHVLQAVIESVNLITNTTLDIDDKNLVVALTDHIIFAYKRLKQNQLISNPFAMETKYLYSDAYQLAAKVIERLNQQLDVQFPEDEIGFIALHIASNSEELSMREMSLINQLINKSITIIESDLNHQVDQSSVQYQRFIRHVQFLIRRLRQNEAIHAQNDFIEMIKKHYPQCYSTAFKILKMIQMEFDITINEAEVIYLTLHIHHFEAQVIRD is encoded by the coding sequence TCATTGGAAAAGGTATTGGTTTTAATAAAAAGCAAGGTTTAATCTTAGATGAATCAGCTTCCATTGAAAAAGTGTATAAGCTTGATCAAGATAAACATAAAGAGCATTATAAGACATTGGTTGAAATGGCGGATGATCATGTACTGCAAGCTGTCATAGAATCAGTCAATTTAATCACTAATACGACTTTAGATATTGATGATAAAAATTTAGTCGTTGCCCTAACTGATCATATTATTTTTGCGTATAAACGTTTAAAACAAAATCAATTAATAAGTAATCCGTTTGCTATGGAGACTAAGTATTTATATAGCGACGCATATCAATTAGCTGCCAAAGTGATTGAAAGACTAAATCAACAATTAGATGTTCAATTTCCAGAAGATGAAATTGGTTTTATCGCATTACATATTGCTTCTAATTCTGAAGAATTATCTATGCGAGAAATGTCGTTAATCAATCAATTAATTAATAAGAGTATTACAATCATTGAATCTGATTTAAATCATCAAGTTGATCAATCCTCAGTGCAATATCAGCGTTTTATAAGACATGTTCAGTTCCTCATTCGACGTTTGAGACAGAATGAAGCGATTCATGCACAAAATGATTTCATTGAAATGATTAAAAAGCATTATCCACAGTGCTATTCCACAGCTTTTAAAATTTTAAAAATGATTCAAATGGAATTCGATATTACAATTAATGAAGCTGAAGTGATTTATTTAACATTACACATTCACCATTTTGAAGCGCAAGTCATTCGTGACTAA